One segment of Synergistaceae bacterium DNA contains the following:
- a CDS encoding LicD family protein, whose protein sequence is MRRLTLDEIRKIQLEILDTVMDFCAERGINCWLNGGTLLGAVRHKGYIPWDDDIDLGMLRPDYDRFMAEFNGYNPRYEFRSIENDPECEFAFGKVFDNTTVVDEPLTNITGMALNVDIFVMDNAPDDDRIVRDMFRKRIAYIRAVRCIREGIFPARWSIMSIKRRICVAACRIAWKIVHFFPPKSARFDYIRKIAENSKRYADKKTARVGDFVGWHCLVCRRELLENLTELEFEGKMYKVPAGYDEWLRGLYGDYMTPPPPGKRISHQLIAYKKD, encoded by the coding sequence GTGAGGCGGCTTACGCTTGACGAGATTAGGAAAATACAGCTTGAGATTCTTGACACTGTTATGGATTTTTGCGCGGAAAGGGGAATAAATTGCTGGCTCAACGGCGGGACACTGCTGGGTGCGGTTAGGCACAAGGGCTATATTCCTTGGGACGATGATATTGACTTGGGTATGCTCCGCCCGGACTATGACAGGTTCATGGCCGAGTTCAACGGATATAACCCCCGCTACGAGTTCCGCAGCATAGAGAATGACCCGGAATGCGAGTTTGCGTTCGGGAAAGTCTTTGACAATACAACAGTGGTTGATGAGCCTCTCACAAATATAACGGGCATGGCATTGAACGTTGATATATTTGTGATGGACAATGCCCCCGATGATGACAGAATAGTGCGGGACATGTTCAGGAAGCGGATCGCATATATCAGGGCGGTGAGATGCATAAGGGAGGGGATATTCCCGGCAAGGTGGAGCATAATGAGCATTAAGAGACGGATATGCGTGGCGGCGTGCCGGATTGCGTGGAAGATAGTACACTTTTTCCCGCCAAAGTCCGCAAGGTTTGATTACATCAGGAAAATAGCTGAGAACTCAAAGCGATATGCCGACAAGAAAACAGCAAGAGTCGGTGATTTTGTCGGATGGCATTGCCTTGTGTGCAGAAGGGAACTCCTTGAGAATCTCACCGAGCTTGAATTTGAAGGCAAGATGTACAAAGTTCCCGCAGGCTATGATGAATGGCTCAGAGGTCTTTACGGGGACTATATGACACCTCCCCCGCCGGGCAAAAGAATATCCCATCAGCTTATAGCGTACAAGAAAGATTAG
- the rpsP gene encoding 30S ribosomal protein S16, producing MAVKIRLSRQGRKKAPFYRLVVADERSPRDGKFIELIGTYNPMTDPATVNINEERALYWLKNGALPSDTARGLLKKQGIWEKFKTKEA from the coding sequence ATGGCGGTAAAGATTCGTTTGTCGCGTCAGGGCAGAAAGAAAGCTCCCTTTTACAGGCTTGTTGTAGCAGATGAGCGTTCACCGAGGGACGGAAAATTCATCGAGCTTATCGGAACATACAACCCGATGACAGACCCGGCCACAGTGAATATCAACGAGGAGCGTGCTCTATACTGGCTGAAGAACGGCGCATTGCCTTCAGACACGGCGCGCGGGCTTTTAAAGAAGCAGGGAATCTGGGAGAAGTTCAAGACAAAGGAAGCATAA
- the ffh gene encoding signal recognition particle protein, with protein sequence MFDALKEKLSALFSKLGGKGKLSPEDIDAAMRELRRSLLEADVDFRTAKDFIARIRERASGAEVLQSITPSERISAIVYEELISLMGKPAPLIISPKPPTVILMVGLQGSGKTTSTVKLARLLKGSHNPLVVACDLRRPAAVEQLRVLAEGAKVAFFGPNPPVVPPTLGGKERERKRGMENSPDVLAVVRGAVKYAEGHMNDVIILDTAGRLHIDDELMTELKSIADILPPHEKILVVDAMTGQEAVNAAKAFHELLSLTGLILTKLDGDARGGSALSVRAVTGIPVKFAGVGENTDALEVFSPERMAGRIMGMGDIQGLAEKVRAAGIADTEIKSPGKIAKSFDLEMLLKQFEALEKMGPLQKVMGMIPGMDKIKGLRAEDADESALRRSKAIIQSMTREERRNPRIIKGSRRRRIAQGSGTSVQSVNQLLAQYEQMRKMFKSFTGSGGSRRLKSLFGFGR encoded by the coding sequence ATGTTTGACGCTCTGAAGGAAAAATTATCGGCCTTATTCTCAAAACTTGGCGGGAAAGGAAAACTGTCCCCGGAAGACATTGACGCGGCCATGAGGGAACTCAGGCGGTCATTGCTTGAGGCTGATGTTGATTTCAGGACGGCAAAAGACTTCATAGCCCGCATACGTGAAAGGGCTTCCGGCGCGGAAGTGCTGCAGTCAATCACACCCAGTGAGCGAATCTCGGCAATTGTCTACGAGGAATTAATATCGCTCATGGGAAAGCCTGCCCCCCTCATAATTTCGCCCAAACCGCCCACAGTAATATTGATGGTCGGCCTTCAGGGTTCGGGGAAAACTACAAGCACCGTCAAACTTGCCCGGCTCCTGAAGGGTTCGCATAATCCGCTTGTTGTGGCGTGTGATTTGCGCCGCCCCGCTGCTGTCGAGCAGCTGAGAGTCCTCGCTGAAGGGGCTAAAGTCGCGTTTTTCGGGCCTAACCCCCCTGTTGTCCCCCCTACGTTAGGGGGGAAGGAGCGCGAGCGGAAGAGGGGTATGGAAAACTCGCCTGACGTTCTCGCGGTTGTTCGGGGCGCGGTGAAATACGCGGAAGGCCACATGAATGACGTTATAATCCTCGACACAGCCGGAAGGCTTCACATTGATGACGAATTGATGACGGAGCTGAAGAGCATTGCTGACATTCTCCCGCCTCATGAGAAGATTCTTGTTGTCGACGCTATGACAGGGCAGGAGGCAGTGAACGCGGCAAAGGCATTCCACGAATTATTGTCGCTGACGGGACTCATTCTCACAAAACTTGACGGCGATGCACGCGGAGGAAGCGCGCTGTCTGTCAGAGCAGTAACAGGAATCCCGGTGAAATTCGCGGGTGTCGGCGAGAACACGGACGCTCTAGAGGTGTTCAGCCCTGAGAGAATGGCCGGGCGCATTATGGGAATGGGCGACATTCAGGGCTTGGCGGAAAAAGTCAGGGCGGCAGGAATAGCAGATACAGAAATCAAGTCCCCCGGAAAAATCGCAAAGTCTTTTGACCTAGAAATGTTATTGAAACAGTTTGAGGCACTCGAAAAGATGGGGCCACTTCAAAAGGTCATGGGCATGATTCCGGGGATGGACAAGATAAAAGGTTTACGGGCTGAGGACGCTGACGAATCAGCATTGAGGCGCAGCAAGGCAATAATCCAGTCAATGACCCGCGAAGAGAGACGCAATCCGAGAATAATAAAAGGCTCAAGACGGCGGAGAATTGCACAGGGTTCCGGGACTTCAGTCCAAAGCGTGAACCAGCTGCTTGCCCAGTATGAGCAGATGAGAAAAATGTTCAAGTCATTCACCGGCTCAGGGGGAAGCAGACGGCTGAAATCGTTGTTCGGTTTCGGAAGATAA
- the trmD gene encoding tRNA (guanosine(37)-N1)-methyltransferase TrmD, giving the protein MNVSILTAFPELFAEFLHTSIPGRAVSGGLVGVKLVNLRDFGRGNYRQIDDYAFGSGGMVLAAPQLKDALDSVTSESGGKRPFVVYPSPQGVLISQEIIETLALQDNVAIICGHYEGIDERFVERYVDLEISIGDCVLTGGEIPAMLIADAMSRLVPGVVGKSRAVIEDSFYRGMLDNPNYTRPAMWEGLAVPEVLTGGNAGEISRRRRREAVRRTLTRRPDLVSRASVREYLSGVNVAVTVKNEGVNLSGLAEICRAYVAGRPYISAESRELRAAMKEMYPGAKIIGSVKKIVDGDTLAVKVSEGARKNSLHSLEVKRRCLEHDGNILFIFAQDDEFPDDIGGISGYLFAEGADLPLNVRVGTALDRFLGKR; this is encoded by the coding sequence ATTAACGTAAGCATATTGACGGCATTCCCGGAGCTATTCGCGGAATTTCTACATACAAGTATTCCGGGCCGTGCTGTTTCAGGAGGGCTTGTCGGCGTTAAGCTGGTTAACCTGCGTGATTTTGGCAGGGGAAATTACAGACAGATTGATGATTACGCATTCGGTTCGGGCGGGATGGTATTGGCGGCTCCTCAGCTGAAGGACGCATTAGACTCCGTAACGTCTGAATCAGGCGGAAAAAGGCCGTTTGTTGTGTACCCTTCCCCGCAGGGGGTGTTAATCAGCCAGGAGATAATAGAGACTCTCGCGCTTCAGGACAATGTAGCGATAATCTGCGGACATTATGAGGGAATAGACGAACGCTTTGTTGAACGGTATGTTGACCTAGAAATCAGCATAGGGGACTGTGTTTTGACGGGCGGAGAGATCCCGGCGATGCTTATAGCTGACGCAATGTCGCGGCTTGTTCCTGGTGTTGTGGGAAAAAGCAGGGCAGTAATCGAGGACTCATTTTACCGCGGAATGCTTGACAACCCGAATTACACCCGTCCGGCAATGTGGGAGGGGCTTGCTGTTCCTGAAGTTTTGACGGGAGGGAACGCGGGAGAAATATCCCGGCGGAGGCGGCGCGAGGCAGTCAGGCGGACATTGACGAGAAGGCCGGATTTAGTTTCGCGGGCATCGGTGAGGGAATATCTTTCGGGCGTGAATGTAGCAGTAACCGTGAAAAATGAGGGCGTGAATCTTTCGGGGCTTGCTGAGATCTGCCGGGCATACGTTGCGGGAAGGCCGTACATATCCGCAGAAAGCAGAGAGTTACGGGCGGCCATGAAGGAAATGTACCCGGGCGCGAAAATCATCGGCAGTGTGAAGAAAATTGTTGACGGTGATACGCTTGCGGTGAAAGTTTCGGAGGGCGCGAGGAAAAATTCTCTTCACAGCCTTGAGGTGAAGCGCAGATGCTTGGAGCATGACGGAAATATACTGTTCATATTCGCGCAGGATGATGAATTTCCCGATGACATCGGCGGGATTTCGGGGTATCTTTTCGCTGAGGGAGCAGATTTGCCGCTGAACGTGAGAGTCGGAACAGCGTTAGACAGGTTTTTGGGCAAACGTTAA
- the flgN gene encoding flagellar export chaperone FlgN encodes MQRPENSPSQDKILEQAKDLIQREIKYCRTLRAMISRELEAIVLNGDMDELSDILAQKDEIISQLQLLADGWRDILEESGLGGNIQGAEGFGMRLLELYPDDTELPALIEESREIAGSIIRAEDDAISELEKHSAGLRSQMLSRAHAKNAAASYAKMGGGYY; translated from the coding sequence ATGCAAAGGCCGGAAAATTCACCCTCGCAGGATAAAATATTAGAGCAGGCAAAAGATCTCATTCAGCGCGAGATAAAATACTGCCGAACGTTAAGGGCAATGATTTCGAGGGAACTTGAAGCCATTGTCCTTAATGGTGATATGGACGAATTGTCCGACATTCTCGCGCAGAAGGACGAAATTATTTCACAGCTTCAATTGCTTGCTGACGGATGGCGCGACATTCTTGAGGAGTCCGGGCTTGGCGGAAATATTCAGGGGGCGGAGGGATTCGGAATGCGCCTGCTTGAATTGTACCCCGATGACACGGAGCTTCCCGCGCTGATTGAGGAAAGCCGCGAAATTGCCGGGAGCATAATACGCGCTGAGGATGACGCGATTTCGGAGCTTGAGAAACATTCCGCAGGTCTCCGCTCTCAGATGTTATCACGCGCCCACGCAAAAAACGCCGCCGCAAGCTATGCCAAAATGGGAGGGGGATACTATTAG
- a CDS encoding KH domain-containing protein — MVNYKELVEFIVKHLVTQPDSVEVENGEEDGGSKILIRVAHEDVGRVIGKRGATINAIRLLAKAAAVKAGERVDVDIIED; from the coding sequence ATGGTCAATTACAAAGAGCTTGTAGAGTTTATCGTCAAACACCTTGTTACACAGCCTGACTCAGTTGAAGTAGAGAACGGCGAGGAAGACGGCGGAAGCAAAATCCTCATCCGGGTTGCCCATGAGGACGTGGGGCGCGTAATCGGGAAGAGGGGTGCAACGATCAACGCTATCCGGCTGTTGGCCAAAGCGGCAGCAGTCAAGGCCGGAGAGAGGGTTGATGTTGACATCATCGAGGACTAG
- the fliS gene encoding flagellar export chaperone FliS, which produces MAATNNAQYTYQATRISTATKEQLLLITYDIGIKACRTAENAMTAKSPDYDTANREIIRAQEVIRELMVTLNKERGGEMADKLMQLYEYMYQRLVDANMKKEPDNIRTVRGMLEELKQTWESALIQLLQKYQEEHPDDKDLQSAMDELEGKKPETKTAVSYVNPAPAKNAKAGKFTLAG; this is translated from the coding sequence ATGGCAGCCACCAATAACGCACAGTACACCTATCAGGCAACGAGGATTTCAACCGCCACGAAAGAACAGCTGCTCCTCATCACCTACGACATCGGAATAAAGGCGTGCAGGACAGCCGAGAACGCAATGACCGCCAAATCACCCGACTATGACACGGCCAACAGGGAAATTATCCGGGCGCAGGAAGTTATCCGCGAGCTTATGGTTACGCTGAACAAAGAGCGCGGCGGGGAAATGGCAGACAAGCTCATGCAGCTTTACGAGTATATGTATCAGCGGCTTGTTGACGCGAACATGAAGAAAGAGCCGGACAACATCAGGACAGTGCGCGGAATGCTTGAGGAGCTTAAACAGACATGGGAGAGTGCTTTGATTCAGCTCCTTCAGAAGTATCAGGAAGAACATCCCGATGACAAAGACCTTCAGAGCGCAATGGATGAGCTTGAAGGGAAGAAGCCTGAGACAAAGACAGCAGTCTCATACGTAAACCCAGCACCCGCGAAAAATGCAAAGGCCGGAAAATTCACCCTCGCAGGATAA
- a CDS encoding M48 family metalloprotease, translated as MKKLILLFALIFSPVISYSAEPDPDLAKEVEIGRRAVKQIEEQWPLTSDPAIISKLEVILRRLEPHMSRRLDWEIRLVKTDALNAFCIPGGFIFFTTGIVDALKTDSELAAVMAHEMIHADRKHSLLMAADADKVTLGALAVMILSGGAAAPVILAQVAQIAVTSAYTLELEAEADRLGLDALIQSGYSPTGMITLFEHFMAEEYRQPIVEYGIYLNHPETPKRLAAAVKILHERKIPIERKYSLGLLRTNIREGDNDIVLTVDGLPAVIGKKSAESRALMPSIRESLDKYLQLELAPYEIHVERGALYIGNHFVAGTIDGMTKPDDIRRNLVKAINAGRAKYPTSKFFK; from the coding sequence ATGAAGAAGTTAATACTGTTATTTGCGCTTATATTTTCCCCAGTTATATCATATTCCGCAGAGCCTGACCCCGATTTAGCCAAAGAAGTCGAAATAGGCCGCCGCGCCGTGAAGCAGATAGAAGAGCAGTGGCCGCTTACCTCAGACCCCGCAATAATCTCAAAACTTGAGGTGATATTACGCAGACTTGAGCCGCATATGTCCCGCCGTCTTGACTGGGAAATACGGCTTGTGAAAACTGACGCGCTCAACGCCTTCTGCATTCCGGGAGGATTTATATTTTTCACAACGGGAATTGTTGACGCTCTCAAGACTGACTCGGAACTGGCTGCTGTCATGGCTCATGAAATGATTCACGCAGACCGCAAGCACTCTTTACTGATGGCCGCTGATGCCGACAAAGTTACGCTGGGAGCATTGGCCGTAATGATACTCTCAGGGGGAGCCGCCGCCCCGGTTATTCTCGCACAGGTCGCACAGATTGCCGTAACAAGCGCGTATACACTTGAGCTTGAAGCGGAAGCTGACCGTCTCGGACTTGACGCGCTCATTCAGTCGGGGTACTCGCCTACGGGAATGATTACGCTGTTTGAACACTTCATGGCAGAGGAGTACAGGCAGCCTATTGTAGAATACGGAATATACCTGAATCACCCTGAGACACCCAAACGACTGGCCGCCGCCGTCAAAATCCTTCATGAACGTAAAATCCCGATTGAGCGGAAATATTCGCTTGGGCTTCTCCGGACTAATATACGCGAGGGGGATAATGACATTGTGCTGACTGTTGACGGCCTTCCTGCTGTAATCGGGAAAAAGTCTGCTGAGTCCCGCGCCCTTATGCCGTCAATCCGGGAGTCTCTCGACAAATATCTTCAGCTTGAGCTTGCCCCGTATGAAATTCACGTTGAGCGGGGAGCGTTATACATCGGGAATCATTTTGTCGCAGGAACTATTGACGGAATGACAAAGCCGGACGACATACGCAGGAATCTCGTAAAGGCCATCAACGCAGGCCGGGCAAAATATCCCACGTCAAAATTCTTCAAGTGA
- the gyrB gene encoding DNA topoisomerase (ATP-hydrolyzing) subunit B — protein MEITNTSPTQEYGAESIKVLEGLEAVRKRPGMYIGDTSSRGLHHLVYEVVDNAVDEAMAGFCDKIDITIHPDESITVQDNGRGIPTDPHPYNGRPTSEVVLTVLHAGGKFGEGAYKVSGGLHGVGVSVVNALSEWLVVTIARNGVEKTQRFERGVPVTELSEGVPANWRGTRIDYRPDSEIFEEVKHSLDTLKSRFKELAFLNPGLKISVLDERTNETREYFFKGGIGAFVKYIDRDRIPLFPEPVVLSGVRDNIAIDVGFEYNDGYQEHMYTYANLIHTIEGGTHLAGLRSAMTRALNELARAGKILRDKEENLSGDDLKEGLTCVLSVRLSEPQFEGQTKTKLGNSEVRGAVDSFIYEGLISAFEDRPEIVRPIAEKAIRARRAREAAKKARELVRKGAMSGMSLPGKLADCSSKKAENTELYIVEGDSAGGSAKQGRDRKFQAILPLRGKILNVEKAHMDRMLANREIQTIITALGCGIGNEFDAEKLRYHKIIIMTDADVDGAHISTLLLTFFYRHMPELLAQGYLYLAQPPLYRVQYGKEVHYCYTDSELRRHTAGASDPSKVSVQRYKGLGEMNPEQLWDTTMNPANRILKQVQLDDNFLADEYFDILMGEKVEPRRQFIIANSADVKNLDV, from the coding sequence ATGGAAATCACAAACACATCACCGACACAGGAATACGGAGCGGAAAGCATAAAAGTACTTGAAGGACTCGAAGCGGTTCGCAAACGCCCGGGAATGTACATCGGCGACACATCATCGCGCGGCCTTCATCATCTTGTGTATGAAGTTGTAGACAACGCAGTAGACGAGGCCATGGCCGGGTTCTGCGACAAGATAGACATAACGATTCACCCTGACGAAAGCATTACCGTCCAGGACAACGGGCGCGGAATCCCTACAGACCCTCACCCCTACAACGGGCGGCCAACAAGTGAAGTCGTTTTGACGGTGCTACACGCGGGCGGGAAATTCGGCGAGGGAGCGTACAAAGTCTCAGGAGGCTTGCACGGAGTCGGAGTCTCTGTCGTCAATGCCCTGTCAGAATGGCTTGTTGTTACTATTGCCCGCAACGGCGTAGAGAAGACTCAGCGTTTCGAGCGCGGAGTCCCTGTAACAGAATTGTCCGAGGGAGTCCCGGCAAACTGGCGCGGAACGAGAATAGATTACCGTCCCGACAGCGAAATATTCGAGGAAGTGAAGCACTCTCTTGACACCCTCAAGAGCCGCTTCAAGGAGCTGGCCTTCCTGAATCCGGGGCTGAAGATCTCTGTGCTTGACGAACGCACGAACGAGACGCGGGAATATTTCTTCAAGGGCGGTATAGGCGCGTTCGTGAAATACATTGACCGCGACAGGATTCCCCTTTTCCCTGAGCCTGTAGTTTTGTCGGGAGTGCGCGACAACATTGCGATTGATGTCGGCTTTGAGTACAACGACGGCTATCAGGAACACATGTACACATACGCCAATTTGATTCACACGATAGAAGGCGGGACTCACCTTGCCGGACTAAGGTCGGCCATGACTCGCGCCCTGAACGAGTTAGCCCGGGCAGGGAAGATTCTGCGCGACAAGGAGGAGAATTTATCCGGCGATGACCTCAAAGAGGGATTAACCTGCGTATTGTCCGTGAGACTCTCGGAGCCTCAGTTCGAGGGCCAGACGAAAACAAAGCTCGGAAACAGCGAGGTGCGCGGAGCTGTCGACTCATTCATTTACGAGGGGTTAATCTCAGCATTTGAAGACCGCCCCGAAATCGTCAGGCCGATTGCAGAGAAAGCCATACGCGCCCGCCGTGCACGTGAAGCCGCAAAGAAAGCCCGCGAGCTTGTCCGCAAAGGCGCAATGTCAGGAATGAGCCTTCCGGGAAAATTGGCTGACTGTTCCTCAAAGAAAGCCGAGAACACAGAGCTGTACATTGTCGAGGGAGACTCAGCAGGCGGATCCGCAAAACAGGGACGCGACAGAAAATTTCAGGCGATATTGCCCCTGCGCGGGAAAATCCTCAACGTAGAGAAAGCCCACATGGACAGAATGTTAGCCAACCGCGAAATTCAGACGATAATAACGGCACTCGGCTGCGGAATCGGGAATGAGTTTGACGCAGAGAAGCTACGCTACCACAAAATAATCATCATGACGGATGCCGATGTTGACGGAGCGCACATTTCAACATTGCTGCTTACGTTCTTTTACCGACATATGCCGGAGCTTTTAGCGCAGGGATATTTGTACCTGGCACAGCCTCCGCTTTACCGGGTGCAGTACGGCAAAGAGGTTCATTACTGCTACACGGACAGCGAACTACGCAGGCACACCGCCGGAGCGTCTGACCCGTCAAAAGTCAGCGTACAGCGATACAAGGGACTCGGCGAAATGAATCCCGAACAATTATGGGATACCACAATGAATCCCGCAAACAGAATCCTGAAGCAGGTACAGCTTGATGATAATTTCCTCGCTGATGAGTATTTCGACATTCTCATGGGCGAAAAGGTAGAACCCCGGCGGCAGTTTATCATCGCAAATTCGGCGGACGTGAAGAATCTTGACGTTTAG
- the rplS gene encoding 50S ribosomal protein L19, giving the protein MNAVELVQKKYYRAEPLPDFRPGDTLRVHVKIKEGTRERIQVFEGIVIAKQHGGLDETFTVRKISNGVGVERIFPVHCPSIDKVEVQRKGKVRRAKLYYLRKLSGKAARIKERRKFTEA; this is encoded by the coding sequence TTGAACGCAGTAGAATTAGTGCAGAAGAAATACTACAGAGCCGAGCCTCTGCCTGATTTCAGGCCGGGTGATACTCTGAGGGTGCATGTAAAAATCAAAGAAGGCACAAGAGAGCGCATACAGGTCTTTGAGGGTATCGTCATAGCAAAGCAGCACGGCGGCCTCGATGAGACATTCACGGTCAGGAAAATATCGAACGGTGTCGGCGTTGAGAGGATATTCCCGGTACACTGCCCGTCAATCGACAAAGTGGAAGTACAGCGCAAAGGAAAAGTCAGACGCGCTAAGCTGTACTACCTGCGGAAACTCAGCGGGAAGGCCGCGAGAATCAAAGAGCGCAGGAAGTTCACAGAAGCCTAG
- a CDS encoding transposase, with protein sequence MTENERLAKNERIKEQSKQTKQKRKSQVCRVYRVKIDISHLNEQQKTRLKMLFVEAKWLYNDTLTFMNDPDINDYDSKTLTVHGLDKDRQPVTHELQYISSQMRQSVIQGLKDSLKALATLREHKRKIGSLRYKSDYVSINLKQHRITYRFYDECHIGIQGFKERIRIKGANQFWNIPDIEFANANLLSLPDGYYLVITTYQNKGGEKRKYKSEIGIDMGIKTTITTSDGEKYKVLIGESERIKKCQRLIARRKKGSNNCAGAPVPGSDKARKLLQKAYQKLTSRKKDTANKIVHKLLEHEHVYMQDKNLSGWHKGMFGRTVQHSVLGLVKAKLMNNERVTVLSSREPTTKYCPVCGKLKKDITLADRVYECSCGYREDRDIHAARNMILLAKKNTCGTQGIHAFGEDVRQHESQDLCCSLVELGSSSLYRRSSSHD encoded by the coding sequence ATGACAGAAAATGAGAGATTAGCGAAAAATGAACGAATAAAAGAGCAAAGCAAACAGACAAAACAGAAGCGCAAGTCTCAGGTTTGCCGAGTCTATCGCGTGAAAATCGACATCTCTCACCTTAATGAACAGCAGAAAACTCGCCTCAAAATGCTTTTTGTTGAAGCTAAATGGCTCTATAACGATACTCTAACCTTCATGAATGACCCTGACATCAACGACTACGACAGCAAAACTCTCACAGTGCATGGATTAGACAAAGACCGCCAGCCTGTAACACACGAACTGCAATATATTTCATCGCAAATGAGACAGTCTGTAATCCAAGGCTTGAAAGACAGCTTGAAGGCTCTTGCAACTCTTCGTGAGCATAAGCGCAAGATAGGTTCTTTGCGCTACAAGTCTGATTATGTGTCAATTAATCTCAAGCAACACAGAATAACATACAGGTTCTATGATGAATGTCATATCGGTATTCAAGGCTTCAAGGAACGCATACGTATAAAAGGAGCAAATCAGTTCTGGAATATCCCTGATATAGAGTTTGCGAATGCGAATTTACTTAGTTTGCCAGATGGCTATTATCTTGTGATAACGACCTACCAGAATAAAGGAGGTGAAAAGAGAAAGTACAAGTCTGAAATCGGGATAGATATGGGAATAAAAACGACAATAACGACATCTGACGGGGAAAAATATAAAGTGCTGATTGGAGAAAGTGAACGGATAAAGAAGTGCCAGCGTTTAATAGCTCGGCGTAAGAAGGGTTCAAACAATTGCGCGGGCGCACCCGTTCCAGGGTCGGACAAAGCTAGGAAATTGTTACAGAAAGCATATCAGAAATTAACGAGCCGTAAAAAAGACACAGCGAATAAAATCGTGCATAAGCTGTTAGAGCATGAACATGTATATATGCAGGATAAAAATCTTTCCGGATGGCATAAAGGCATGTTCGGAAGGACAGTGCAACACTCAGTATTAGGACTAGTGAAAGCAAAACTGATGAATAATGAGCGGGTAACAGTGCTGTCCTCAAGAGAGCCAACCACGAAATATTGCCCAGTATGTGGGAAACTCAAGAAAGATATAACGTTAGCAGACAGGGTATATGAATGTTCCTGCGGATATAGAGAAGACCGAGACATTCACGCGGCGCGAAATATGATATTGCTTGCGAAGAAAAATACCTGTGGGACGCAGGGAATCCACGCCTTTGGAGAGGACGTAAGACAACATGAGTCGCAAGATTTGTGTTGCAGCCTCGTAGAATTAGGAAGCTCCAGCCTCTATAGGCGGAGTAGTTCACATGATTGA
- a CDS encoding acyl-CoA thioesterase, translating into MSEAKCITRTRVRYGETDKMGVAYHAHYLNWFEMGRSDLCRENGKSFAIWESEGVLLPVVEAHCRYKSPLFYEDEIMIETTITKLTKVSVTFSCRVLHADTGRVAAEGYTKHAFTSPDGKLLRNGNALYEWLKDFSAD; encoded by the coding sequence ATGTCAGAAGCAAAATGTATCACGCGAACGCGAGTCCGTTACGGCGAGACAGATAAAATGGGAGTAGCATATCACGCGCACTATCTGAACTGGTTCGAGATGGGAAGAAGCGACTTATGCAGGGAAAACGGGAAGAGCTTTGCGATATGGGAGTCTGAAGGCGTATTGCTGCCTGTAGTAGAGGCTCACTGTCGGTACAAGTCGCCGCTGTTCTACGAGGACGAAATTATGATTGAGACGACAATAACAAAGCTCACGAAAGTAAGCGTAACATTCTCATGCAGGGTTCTTCACGCCGACACGGGGAGAGTCGCCGCGGAAGGGTACACAAAGCACGCATTCACATCCCCGGACGGGAAATTACTGCGGAACGGGAATGCGCTGTATGAATGGCTGAAGGATTTTTCTGCGGACTGA
- the raiA gene encoding ribosome-associated translation inhibitor RaiA translates to MDIRFVQRGCEIDDKLRDYMEKKISKLEKFFRRIMNCQIVITHHKGSFNVETTANANGVILRAEEDALEPRKAFDQSLKNLERRIKKYNSYLKDRAQLGAGEDFTFSVDEEEDTNAPAIDKVKKVEVHPMEAAEAVMQMELVGHEFYVFQNAATGEINVVYKRGENSYGLIEPVR, encoded by the coding sequence ATGGACATTCGTTTTGTGCAGCGCGGGTGCGAAATTGATGACAAGCTCAGGGACTACATGGAGAAGAAAATATCCAAGCTGGAAAAATTCTTCCGCCGTATCATGAACTGCCAGATAGTAATCACGCACCACAAAGGCAGCTTCAACGTTGAGACTACAGCCAATGCAAACGGTGTAATTCTCAGGGCAGAAGAGGACGCATTAGAACCCCGCAAGGCTTTCGACCAGTCATTGAAGAATCTTGAGCGGAGAATAAAGAAGTACAATTCCTACCTCAAAGACAGGGCGCAGCTTGGAGCGGGCGAGGATTTCACGTTCAGCGTTGACGAGGAAGAAGACACAAACGCTCCGGCTATCGACAAGGTGAAGAAGGTAGAAGTTCACCCGATGGAAGCCGCAGAAGCCGTTATGCAGATGGAGCTTGTCGGGCATGAGTTCTACGTGTTCCAGAATGCCGCGACAGGGGAAATTAATGTAGTGTACAAGCGCGGGGAAAACAGCTACGGCCTCATAGAGCCTGTGAGATAG